The sequence CCCATATATTAACACCCCGCCCATCTTATGCAGGGCTTCAAATATTTTTACCTTATGCCCTAATTTAGCTAACTCGCCAGCCACAGTAAGCCCGGCTGGGCCGCCGCCAACTACAGCTACCTTTTTACCGGAAGAAGCAACTTTTCTAGGAGCTTCTCGGTTGGTTTGCTCTGCCTCCCAATCAGCGATAAACCGCTCTAGGCGGCCGATACCTACTGGTTCGCCCATTTTAGATAATATACAAACCTTCTGGCACTGCTCCTCCTGAGGACAAACTCTACCGCAGATTGCTGGAAGACTATTAGTTTCCTTCATCTTCTTTATTGAGCCCTTTAAATCTCCCTTAGCAATTAAATCGATAAAGCCGGGGATATCGATACCCACCGGACAACCATCTATACATAAGGGTTTTTTACATTGTAAACAACGCTTAGCTTCGCAAATAGCTTCATCAAGCGAATAACCATAAGGCACTTCTTTAAAGTTATTTCTTCGCTCGGACGGATCCTGTTCGCGCATTGGTACCATTTTAGGGTCAGGTTTATTCATTGTTAATTTGCTTATTTAATTTGCACATTGACTTATCCTCATGCTGCAAAAATCTCTTCTGCCTGGTCATCAACTCATTAAAATCTACCTTGTGTCCGTCAAAGTCCGGGCCATCAACACAGGTAAACTTAGTTTTATTATTAACCGTAACTCGACAGCCACCGCACATACCAGTTCCGTCAATCATAATTGCATTAAGACAAACTATAGTTTCTATCTTGTATCCTCTAGTTAAATCAGAAACCGCCTTCATCATTACAACTGGCCCAACACAAAATACCAAACCCCAGTCTGAACTTTCACTAAGCAAGCGCTTTAAAGGATCGATTACCAGGCCTTTTTCACCAAGTGAGCCATCATCAGTAGTAATATAAAGCTGGTCTGAAAACTCCTTAACCTGATCGCGCAAGATCACTAACTTTTCAGTGCGGCCGCCTAAAATTGAGCTTATCTCACACCCAGCTTTTTTAAAAGCCTTAACTACCGGCAAAAGCTCAGCAATACCTACACCGCCACCGACAACAATAACCTTTCCATAATTCTTAATCTCTGTGGGTTTGCCTAAGGGTCCGACTAAAGAATAAAGTGAATCTCCAACTGCTAGTTTACCAAGCAACTTAGTAGTGTAGCCTACCTCTTGAAAAATAATTGTAATCAACCCTTTTTCTTTATCGACATCAACAATAGTCAAAGGAATACGTTCACCAGCCTCATTAACCATCAACACAACAAACTGACCGGGTAATGCCTTTTTGGCAATAAGCGGTGATTGGATAACAAACTTGGTTAAATCTTTAGCAATCGACTCTTTAACGATAATTTTCACTCTTGTCTCCCCTTACCCTTACATTCTGTCAATTTTTCAAAAATAGCACAGAAAATAAAAAAACGCCTTTTCTTTGCGCTGCTGTGCAAAAAAAAGACGTCCTTGTCTCCTGTATAAATATACCAATCTAAATCGAATTGTCAAGTGATTTTCAGTCTTTTTTTATTTCTTGAGCTAAGATAACTGCCTCAGCAATTTCCTTCATCGAAACCCGCTTGTCCATACTTATCTTTCTTATTAAAGCATAGGCTTTATCTTCGGTTAATTTTTGCTGATTCATCAAAATGCCTTTGGCCCGCTCGATCTTTTTACGGGCCTGAAGCTCTTCCTGAACTATCTGAGTCTTAACCATTAACTCCGTATTCTCAATAGCAACTGCGGCCTGATTAGCCACAGTACTGAGAAGCTTAATGTCGCCTTTGGTGAACTTATACTCTGTAGTCGTATAGCAGTTAATAACTCCGACTGCTCTTCGCTTAACCATCATCGGCACACTAAGCATTGAAACCAACCCTAGCAATTTAGCCAGCTTTTTTTCTTTATAGCTCTTATCTTTGGAAACATCTAAAATAGTTATCGGTTTTTTGTCATGAGCAACCAGACCGACTATACCTTCGCCTATCTTTAAACTCCGCTCCTTTAAATATTCGCTATTTAAAGCCTGGGTAGCTCTTATTTTTAACTCTTTTTTCTTATCATCTAAAAGCCATAAAGCACAAATCTTGGCCTTCATTACATTAGCAGTTAAAGTTACTATCAACTTCAATACGTCTTCCAAATATAAATCAGAAGTAATAGCAATGCTAATTTTACTTAAAGTATCGATGTAAGCTTTGTAAGAAGTTTTTGGCATAATATTTTATTTACCGACCTAAGCGCAGTTCAAATTGACTCGTTCCGTCAGATAAAAGAACTGTGCTCGGGGTAATTTCGATTATAGTCTTTTTACCAACCTGATCACCTAGCCCGACTATTCTATCGTCAATTACTGCCTTCGGATCTTTTTCATTCCAAATAATACCACCAAGGCTTAGCCCGCTGCCAATTACTTTAGTTTCAATCCGATTTTGAGTAAAAGGGTCTCTTTTTAAAGCAAGCAGCCTGGTCTCTTCTTCTAGTTTTTGATACAACCCTTCAGTTAGTTGCTTGGCAACAGTATTTGGATACAAAGTATTATAAGGTATATTGCTATCTTCTTGCTCAGTTAAAACAGTAGATTCCAATGTTTTTTTTCTACGCTCCTGAACCTTCTGAACAGTTTTCTTAGCATTACCAATAGCCATAATCAATATTAGCACTAGGAAACCGGTAATTATGAGTTTTATTTTATCCTTCTTGCTCATGATTGCAATACCTGTATCTACGATAAAAGATAAATCTTGAAATCCAAACTAACTTTCAATTTTCTATCCTTAGCCGATGAGTCTTTGATAATCTCTATTCTCTCAACGGTCACCAAGGCTAAGAGCTCGCTCCTAAGCCTCTCGATGTATTGCACTAACTCTGTATATGTGCAGTTAATCTCAATAGCAACCAAAATACTTTGGCAAATTCTTTGACCTATTGCTAGAGCCTCCTTTTTGCCTTGGAGAACTGCTTGCTTAGCTCCCGGCTTAAAAGAAATAATACTAATATTCGACTGACGAGCTAAATCAGAAATCTTACTTAAAGCCTCCTCTTCCTTGACTGGAAACTTACCCTCTAGGGCTGAGAATCTTTCTTTAAGCAGAGTTATCCCTTTTTCTAAAGAGCCTGCTTCCAGGGCTATTTTTTCAATGTCTGAAACCTCTTTCTCGATATTTGCAAGTTCTAACTTTAAGGCTGCTACTTTCTTACGGCTAGGGCTATAAATTAATGACCAAAAAATTATAAAAGCTAACAAAACAATAACAGTGATGATTATTATCTTTTTTTGACTCTGAGTTATTTGATTTAAACTTATCATGAACTTAATTATTACTAATCTGCCAACTCACAAGCTAGTTCAAATTTTTGGATCGAACCTTCTTTTTTTGAAGAAGTTAAACCAGCTTCAATAAAAAAGGCTGAACTCTCCAACCGCTGCATAAATTTAGATAAAACTGTTTCGGACAATTCACCGCTTGCTAAAACATGACCCCGGAGAGTCAAGTTACTTCTCTCCTGATTAAAACTTACCTGATCTAAAATTACCTCATCAGGAACTAAAACACTTAATAACTTAAGTAAACCATCGGCCGGAACCTTTCCGATCTGCAATTGATTAACCAAGGCTTCTCTGGCTAGAATACCCTGCCTAAGAGTCCTCACTTCGCTAATAGTTTCAAGGTGGGCTTTAGCATTAAAAATTCTAACCTTATAACTAGCCTCT comes from Candidatus Omnitrophota bacterium and encodes:
- a CDS encoding sulfide/dihydroorotate dehydrogenase-like FAD/NAD-binding protein — translated: MKIIVKESIAKDLTKFVIQSPLIAKKALPGQFVVLMVNEAGERIPLTIVDVDKEKGLITIIFQEVGYTTKLLGKLAVGDSLYSLVGPLGKPTEIKNYGKVIVVGGGVGIAELLPVVKAFKKAGCEISSILGGRTEKLVILRDQVKEFSDQLYITTDDGSLGEKGLVIDPLKRLLSESSDWGLVFCVGPVVMMKAVSDLTRGYKIETIVCLNAIMIDGTGMCGGCRVTVNNKTKFTCVDGPDFDGHKVDFNELMTRQKRFLQHEDKSMCKLNKQINNE
- a CDS encoding ANTAR domain-containing protein — its product is MPKTSYKAYIDTLSKISIAITSDLYLEDVLKLIVTLTANVMKAKICALWLLDDKKKELKIRATQALNSEYLKERSLKIGEGIVGLVAHDKKPITILDVSKDKSYKEKKLAKLLGLVSMLSVPMMVKRRAVGVINCYTTTEYKFTKGDIKLLSTVANQAAVAIENTELMVKTQIVQEELQARKKIERAKGILMNQQKLTEDKAYALIRKISMDKRVSMKEIAEAVILAQEIKKD